A single genomic interval of Mycolicibacterium sp. MU0053 harbors:
- a CDS encoding 2'-5' RNA ligase family protein: MVHSIELLFDEPTDAQLRRCWRQLADAGLPSQSRVQSATNRPHVTLLAAEHIDTAADAAVAQLLDRLPLDGVVGAPLLFGRRSYVLARLIVASPDLLALHADVHDVCAPHLRPGPAPHSAPGHWTPHVTLGRRFSAEEAGRALTAVPELGRDLTGRLVALRHWDGDQRVEHLLGGV, encoded by the coding sequence ATGGTCCACTCCATCGAGTTGCTGTTCGACGAACCCACCGACGCGCAGCTGCGTCGATGCTGGCGACAGTTGGCCGACGCGGGGTTGCCGAGTCAGTCCCGCGTGCAGTCCGCGACCAACCGCCCACATGTGACCTTGCTGGCCGCCGAGCACATCGATACCGCGGCCGATGCGGCGGTGGCGCAATTGTTGGACCGGTTGCCGCTGGACGGTGTGGTGGGCGCGCCCCTGCTGTTCGGACGGCGCAGCTACGTGCTGGCGCGGTTGATCGTGGCGTCGCCGGACCTGTTGGCGCTACACGCGGATGTCCACGACGTCTGCGCCCCGCATCTGCGTCCGGGTCCGGCACCGCACAGCGCGCCCGGCCACTGGACGCCGCACGTCACGCTCGGGCGCCGGTTCAGTGCCGAGGAGGCGGGCCGGGCGCTGACCGCGGTGCCGGAGTTGGGCCGCGACCTGACCGGCCGCCTGGTGGCGCTGCGGCACTGGGACGGCGACCAACGCGTCGAGCACCTGCTCGGCGGCGTTTGA
- the bioD gene encoding dethiobiotin synthase, with the protein MTVLVVTGTDTGVGKTVTTAALAGAARLAGLDVAVCKPVQTGTIDGDDDLGEVRRLSGVQRLHGGWRYPEPLAPAAAARRAGLALPTRAELLAAVRAADAPGRLTLVEGAGGLLVRLGADDVTVRDIAAELSAAVLVVVAPGLGTLNHTALTLESLSGQGIPCAGLVIGAWPAQPDAAAEGNRAELAALAPVRGVLPAGAATRDATEFAKMAESVFDRHWLSGLI; encoded by the coding sequence ATGACCGTTCTGGTGGTCACCGGGACCGACACCGGTGTCGGGAAGACGGTGACGACGGCGGCGCTGGCCGGTGCGGCCCGGCTGGCCGGCCTCGATGTCGCGGTGTGCAAACCCGTGCAGACCGGAACGATCGACGGCGACGACGACCTGGGCGAGGTGCGCCGGCTGTCGGGTGTGCAACGTCTGCATGGCGGGTGGCGGTATCCGGAACCGCTGGCGCCGGCGGCGGCGGCACGGCGGGCCGGGTTGGCGCTGCCCACCCGCGCCGAACTGCTGGCCGCGGTGCGCGCCGCGGATGCCCCGGGCCGGCTCACCCTCGTCGAGGGGGCGGGCGGCCTGCTGGTGCGCCTCGGCGCCGACGACGTCACGGTGCGCGATATCGCCGCTGAGTTGTCGGCGGCCGTGTTGGTGGTGGTCGCACCGGGTCTCGGCACCCTGAACCACACCGCGCTGACGCTGGAATCGCTTTCTGGTCAAGGGATTCCGTGTGCGGGCCTGGTGATCGGGGCCTGGCCGGCGCAGCCGGATGCCGCCGCGGAGGGCAACCGGGCGGAGCTGGCGGCGCTGGCCCCGGTGCGCGGCGTGCTGCCGGCCGGCGCCGCGACGCGCGACGCCACCGAGTTCGCGAAGATGGCCGAATCGGTCTTCGACCGGCACTGGCTCTCGGGCCTGATCTGA
- a CDS encoding 8-amino-7-oxononanoate synthase: MTQTGLSPLAWLAGVERDRRAAGLRRVLRTRPPVGAELDLASNDYLGLSQHPAVLDAGVEALRTWGAGAGGSRLVTGNTELHEEFERALAAFVGAESALVFSSGYAANLGAVVALSGPDSLLVSDALTHASLVDACRLSRARVVVTPHRDVAAVEAALSGRTEQRAVVVTESVFSTDGALAPLRELHDVCRRHGALLLVDEAHGLGVRGAGGQGLLHELGLADAPDIVATTTLSKALGSQGGVVLGPAAVRAHLIDAARPFIFDTGLAPAAVGAALAALQVLIAEPRRAQAVVAHAGELARICGSSERPESAVVSVILGDPEVAVAAAAACLDRGVRVGCFRPPTVPAGTSRLRLTARASLTEDEMALARRVLTEALRTARA; encoded by the coding sequence GTGACCCAAACCGGCCTTTCCCCGCTGGCCTGGTTGGCCGGCGTCGAGCGCGACCGCCGGGCCGCCGGGCTGCGCCGGGTGTTGCGCACCCGTCCGCCGGTGGGCGCCGAACTGGACCTGGCTTCCAACGACTACCTCGGGCTGTCGCAGCATCCGGCGGTGCTCGACGCCGGTGTCGAGGCGCTGCGGACCTGGGGTGCGGGCGCCGGTGGATCCCGGCTCGTCACCGGTAACACCGAACTGCATGAGGAGTTCGAGCGCGCGTTGGCGGCCTTCGTCGGCGCCGAATCGGCGCTGGTGTTCTCCTCGGGCTACGCGGCCAATCTCGGCGCGGTGGTCGCGCTGTCGGGCCCCGACTCGCTGCTGGTCTCCGACGCCCTGACGCACGCCTCGCTGGTCGATGCGTGCCGACTGTCGCGGGCCCGCGTGGTGGTCACCCCGCACCGCGACGTGGCCGCGGTGGAGGCGGCACTGTCGGGCCGCACCGAGCAGCGAGCGGTCGTGGTGACCGAGTCGGTGTTTTCCACCGATGGTGCGCTGGCACCGCTGCGGGAACTCCACGACGTGTGTCGCCGACACGGCGCGCTGCTGTTGGTGGATGAGGCGCACGGGCTCGGGGTCCGCGGCGCCGGCGGGCAGGGGCTGCTGCACGAACTCGGCCTCGCGGACGCGCCCGACATCGTGGCGACCACGACGTTGTCCAAGGCGCTGGGCAGTCAGGGCGGGGTGGTGCTGGGTCCCGCGGCGGTCCGCGCTCATCTGATCGACGCCGCCCGACCCTTCATCTTCGACACCGGGCTGGCCCCGGCCGCCGTCGGGGCCGCGCTGGCGGCGCTGCAGGTGCTGATCGCCGAGCCGCGGCGCGCGCAGGCCGTGGTGGCCCACGCGGGCGAACTGGCGCGGATCTGTGGCAGCTCCGAGCGGCCCGAGTCGGCGGTGGTGTCGGTGATCCTCGGCGACCCCGAGGTGGCGGTCGCCGCCGCGGCCGCCTGTCTGGATCGCGGGGTACGGGTGGGTTGCTTCCGGCCGCCGACGGTGCCCGCCGGGACCTCGAGGTTGCGGCTGACCGCACGCGCCTCGCTGACCGAGGATGAGATGGCGTTGGCGCGCCGGGTCTTGACCGAAGCGCTACGCACCGCCCGCGCATGA
- a CDS encoding adenosylmethionine--8-amino-7-oxononanoate transaminase: MVAVCALTPEEISAIDAAHVWHPYSTIGAPGTLPPVVALAARGAWLTLSRDGHQVEVLDAMASWWTAVHGHGHPVLDAAISDQLSVLNHVMFGGLTHEPAARLAQLLVEVTPAGLDTVFFSDSGSVAVEVAVKMALQYQISRGFAGKHRLMTWRGGYHGDTFTPMSVCDPDGGMHELWTGPHVGGNSLLAQQVFAPAVPRDFDAQYCRAFEEQLVRNLDELAAVIVEPVVQGAGGMRFHDPRYLSELRAICDRHGVLLIFDEIATGFGRTGELFAADHAGVTPDIMCVGKALTGGYLTLAATLCSAEIAHVISTSEAGALMHGPTFMANALACAVSVASVELLLSQDWRAQVSGIEAGLTAGLRPARAIPGVADVRVLGAIGVIEMQHPVDMAVATAAALDHGVWLRPFRNLIYVMPPFICTAEEIGQITTAMLAVARALT, translated from the coding sequence TTGGTGGCCGTGTGTGCGTTGACGCCCGAAGAGATCAGTGCGATCGACGCCGCCCACGTCTGGCATCCGTACAGCACGATCGGCGCGCCGGGCACGCTGCCCCCGGTGGTGGCGTTGGCCGCCCGGGGTGCGTGGCTGACGCTGTCGCGCGACGGGCACCAGGTCGAGGTGCTCGATGCCATGGCCTCGTGGTGGACCGCCGTGCACGGCCATGGCCACCCGGTCCTCGACGCCGCGATCAGCGATCAGCTTTCGGTGCTGAACCACGTCATGTTCGGCGGGCTCACCCATGAGCCGGCCGCGCGCCTGGCGCAGCTGCTCGTCGAGGTCACCCCCGCGGGGTTGGACACCGTGTTCTTCAGCGACTCGGGTTCGGTGGCGGTCGAGGTGGCGGTCAAGATGGCGTTGCAGTATCAGATCTCGCGCGGGTTTGCCGGCAAGCACCGGCTGATGACCTGGCGCGGCGGCTACCACGGCGACACCTTCACCCCGATGAGCGTCTGCGACCCCGACGGCGGCATGCACGAGTTGTGGACCGGGCCGCACGTGGGTGGAAACTCGCTGCTGGCCCAACAGGTGTTCGCCCCGGCGGTGCCGCGAGACTTCGACGCGCAGTACTGCCGCGCCTTCGAGGAGCAGTTGGTGCGGAATCTCGACGAACTCGCCGCGGTGATCGTCGAACCGGTGGTGCAGGGCGCCGGCGGTATGCGGTTTCACGATCCGCGCTATCTGAGCGAGCTGCGGGCGATCTGCGACCGCCACGGCGTGCTGCTGATCTTCGACGAGATCGCCACCGGGTTCGGGCGGACCGGCGAACTGTTCGCCGCCGACCACGCCGGCGTCACCCCCGACATCATGTGCGTCGGCAAGGCGCTCACCGGCGGCTACCTCACGCTGGCGGCGACCCTCTGCAGCGCCGAAATCGCGCATGTCATCAGCACTTCCGAGGCCGGCGCGTTGATGCACGGCCCGACGTTCATGGCCAACGCGCTGGCGTGTGCGGTCTCGGTGGCCAGCGTGGAGTTGCTCCTGAGCCAGGACTGGCGGGCGCAGGTGTCGGGGATCGAGGCCGGCTTGACCGCGGGTCTGCGGCCGGCGCGCGCGATTCCCGGTGTCGCGGACGTCCGGGTGCTGGGTGCCATCGGTGTCATCGAGATGCAGCACCCCGTCGACATGGCGGTGGCCACCGCGGCGGCCCTCGATCATGGCGTCTGGCTGCGGCCGTTCCGCAATCTGATCTACGTGATGCCGCCGTTCATCTGCACCGCCGAGGAGATCGGCCAGATCACCACGGCGATGCTCGCGGTCGCCCGTGCACTAACCTGA
- a CDS encoding acyltransferase family protein, whose translation MIALLPTRPTSATVPEPASPTAKGTRKADFYRHDLDGLRGVAIALVAVFHVWFGRVSGGVDVFLVLSGFFFGGRLLRNSLTAQTVVSPTREVIRLVRRLLPALVVVLAASAVLTILIQPETRWEAFADQSLASLGYYQNWELSNTAGDYLRAGESVSPLQHIWSMSVQGQFYIAFLALVLLCTALLRKPLGRHLRVFFLVLISALTIASFCYAIFAHNADQAAAYYNSFARGWELLAGALAGAAVGSLRLPMWVRTVMAVVGLAAILSCGMLIDGGAEFPGPWALVPVGATVLMILAAANRQADPHTRGKMPLPNRVLAWGPLLTLGTMAYSLYLWHWPLLIFWLSYSGRTHATLIDGAAILAVSGVLAYLTMRFIEEPLRDRGGATALGAVKTPWRQRLRRPTIVLGSIVVLLGVALTATSFTWREHVMLQRADGKDLAGLSTRDYPGAKALLRDARVPRVPMRPTVLEAAKDLPVSTTDGCISNFKNDDVIKCTYGDKDATRTIAVAGGSHAEHWITALDLLGRLHNFKVVTYLKMACPLSTEKNPLIMGSNSRYPQCYDWVQKAMAEIIDDQPDYVFTTSTRPWNIKPGDVMPGTYVGIWEQFAEHDIEVLAMRDTPWMVKNTKPFFPADCLADGGDSVSCGVKRSVVLAPENPTLEFVERFPNLKPLDMSEAVCRPDFCRAVEGNVLMYHDSHHFTATYMRTMAPELGRQIAAVTGWW comes from the coding sequence ATGATCGCCCTGCTCCCCACCCGGCCGACGTCTGCAACCGTTCCGGAGCCTGCGTCCCCGACCGCGAAGGGGACCAGGAAGGCGGATTTCTACCGACACGATCTCGATGGCCTGCGCGGCGTGGCCATCGCGCTGGTTGCTGTCTTCCACGTGTGGTTCGGCCGGGTTTCCGGTGGCGTCGACGTGTTTCTGGTGCTGTCGGGGTTCTTCTTCGGCGGCCGGCTGCTTCGCAACTCGCTGACCGCGCAGACCGTGGTGTCCCCCACCCGCGAGGTCATCCGGCTCGTCCGCCGCCTGCTGCCGGCGCTGGTCGTGGTGTTGGCCGCCTCGGCGGTTCTGACCATCCTGATCCAACCCGAAACCCGCTGGGAGGCCTTTGCCGACCAGAGCCTGGCCAGCCTCGGGTATTACCAGAACTGGGAACTGTCGAACACCGCCGGCGACTATCTGCGCGCCGGCGAATCGGTCAGCCCCCTCCAGCACATCTGGTCGATGTCCGTGCAGGGTCAGTTCTACATCGCGTTCCTGGCCCTCGTGCTGCTGTGCACCGCGCTGCTCCGCAAGCCGCTGGGCAGGCACCTGCGGGTGTTCTTCTTGGTACTTATCAGCGCGCTGACCATCGCCTCGTTCTGCTACGCGATCTTCGCCCACAACGCCGATCAGGCGGCCGCCTACTACAACAGCTTCGCGCGGGGCTGGGAACTGCTGGCCGGTGCGCTGGCCGGGGCCGCGGTGGGCTCGCTGCGGCTGCCGATGTGGGTCCGCACGGTGATGGCCGTCGTCGGCCTGGCCGCGATCCTGTCCTGCGGCATGCTCATCGACGGCGGCGCGGAATTCCCCGGGCCGTGGGCGCTGGTGCCGGTCGGCGCCACCGTCCTGATGATCCTGGCCGCGGCCAACCGCCAGGCCGATCCGCACACCCGCGGCAAGATGCCCCTGCCCAATCGCGTGCTGGCCTGGGGTCCGCTGTTGACGCTGGGCACCATGGCCTACTCGCTGTACCTGTGGCACTGGCCGCTGCTGATCTTCTGGCTGTCCTACAGCGGACGCACCCACGCCACGTTGATCGACGGCGCGGCCATCCTGGCGGTCTCGGGCGTGCTGGCCTACCTGACCATGCGCTTCATCGAGGAACCGTTGCGAGACCGCGGCGGCGCCACCGCGCTCGGGGCGGTCAAGACGCCGTGGCGGCAACGGCTGCGTCGTCCCACGATCGTGCTGGGCTCGATCGTCGTGTTGCTCGGTGTCGCGCTGACGGCCACCTCGTTCACCTGGCGCGAGCACGTCATGCTGCAGCGCGCCGACGGCAAGGACCTCGCGGGCCTGAGCACCCGCGACTATCCGGGTGCCAAGGCACTGCTGCGCGACGCCCGGGTGCCGCGGGTGCCGATGCGCCCGACCGTGCTCGAGGCGGCCAAGGACCTGCCGGTCTCCACCACCGACGGATGCATCAGCAACTTCAAGAACGACGACGTCATCAAGTGCACCTACGGCGACAAGGACGCCACCCGCACCATCGCGGTCGCCGGCGGCTCGCACGCCGAGCATTGGATCACCGCGCTGGACCTGCTGGGCCGGCTGCACAACTTCAAAGTGGTCACCTACCTGAAGATGGCCTGCCCGCTGTCCACCGAGAAGAACCCGCTGATCATGGGCAGCAATTCGCGCTATCCGCAGTGCTACGACTGGGTGCAGAAGGCGATGGCCGAGATCATCGACGACCAACCCGACTACGTGTTCACCACCTCGACCCGGCCCTGGAACATCAAACCCGGGGACGTGATGCCCGGCACCTACGTCGGGATCTGGGAGCAGTTCGCCGAGCACGATATCGAGGTGCTGGCCATGCGCGACACCCCGTGGATGGTGAAGAACACCAAACCGTTCTTCCCTGCCGACTGCCTCGCGGATGGCGGCGACTCGGTGTCCTGCGGGGTGAAGCGGTCGGTGGTGCTGGCACCGGAGAACCCGACCCTGGAATTCGTCGAGCGCTTCCCTAATCTCAAGCCGCTGGACATGAGCGAGGCCGTGTGCCGACCCGACTTCTGTCGCGCGGTGGAGGGAAATGTGTTGATGTACCACGATTCTCACCACTTCACCGCAACCTACATGCGGACCATGGCACCGGAGTTGGGCCGGCAGATCGCGGCCGTGACCGGATGGTGGTGA
- the glgX gene encoding glycogen debranching protein GlgX: MVVSEGAQVPTVPTVWPGSAYPLGATYDGAGTNFALFSEVAENVDLCLIARDGSETRIELDEVDGHVWHAYLPTITPGQRYGYRVHGPWAPESGHRCDSSKLLLDPYGKSFHGDFHFSQALFSYDLAAEDPASGGTPPRVDSLGHTMSSVVINPFFNWANDRPPRTPYHGTIIYEAHVKGMTQRHPGIPEELRGTYAGLAHPVIIDHLKSLDVTAIELMPVHQFLHDRRLVDLGLRNYWGYNTFGFFAPHYQYAATRNAGGAVAEFKTMVKAFHEAGIEVILDVVYNHTAEGDHLGPTLNFRGIDNAAYYRLLDGDLRYYKDFTGTGNSLNARNPHTLQLIMDSLRYWVLEMHVDGFRFDLASTLAREFYDVDRLSAFFDLVQQDPVISQVKLIAEPWDIGEGGYQVGNFPGLWTEWNGKYRDTVRDYWRGEPATLGEFASRLTGSSDLYEHTGRRPSASINFVTAHDGFTLADLVSYNEKHNEANGEGNADGENHNRSWNCGVEGPTDDPDVLALRAKQMRNIIATLMVSQGTPMISHGDEIGRSQLGNNNVYCQDSELSWMDWSLTETNADLLAFVRRATGLRSAHPVFRRRRFFAGTPIRTGDQYRDIAWLTPTGQEMTPEDWGSPLGTSVAVFLNGEAIPEPDRRGERVIDDSFLLCFNANSEGMDFVTPDGRYAQEWSSALDTSTPTGVSDTVVRAGEKVTLEPRSVLVLRKTT, encoded by the coding sequence ATGGTGGTGAGCGAGGGCGCGCAGGTGCCCACCGTGCCCACCGTGTGGCCGGGCAGCGCCTATCCGCTGGGAGCCACCTACGACGGTGCGGGCACCAACTTCGCGTTGTTCTCCGAGGTCGCCGAGAACGTCGACCTGTGCCTGATCGCGCGGGACGGTTCCGAGACCCGTATCGAACTCGACGAGGTGGACGGGCACGTGTGGCACGCCTATCTGCCGACCATCACCCCGGGCCAGCGCTACGGCTACCGGGTGCACGGACCGTGGGCCCCGGAGTCCGGGCACCGCTGCGATTCCTCCAAACTGCTGCTCGATCCCTACGGCAAGTCCTTTCACGGCGATTTCCACTTCTCGCAGGCGTTGTTCTCCTACGACCTGGCGGCCGAGGATCCGGCCTCGGGCGGCACGCCGCCGCGGGTCGATTCGCTCGGGCACACGATGAGCAGCGTGGTCATCAACCCGTTCTTCAACTGGGCCAACGATCGTCCGCCCCGGACGCCGTATCACGGCACGATCATCTACGAGGCACACGTCAAGGGGATGACCCAACGGCACCCGGGCATCCCCGAGGAACTGCGCGGCACCTACGCGGGTCTGGCCCACCCGGTGATCATCGACCACCTGAAGTCGCTGGATGTCACCGCGATCGAACTGATGCCGGTGCACCAGTTCCTGCACGACCGCCGGCTGGTGGATCTCGGGCTGCGAAACTACTGGGGCTACAACACTTTCGGGTTCTTCGCCCCGCACTATCAGTACGCGGCCACCCGGAACGCCGGCGGCGCGGTGGCCGAGTTCAAGACCATGGTCAAGGCCTTCCACGAGGCCGGCATCGAGGTCATCCTCGACGTCGTCTACAACCACACCGCCGAGGGTGACCACCTGGGTCCGACGCTGAACTTCCGGGGCATCGACAATGCGGCCTACTACCGGCTGCTCGACGGGGACCTGCGCTACTACAAGGACTTCACCGGCACCGGCAACAGCCTCAATGCCCGCAACCCGCACACCCTGCAGCTGATCATGGACTCACTGCGCTACTGGGTGCTCGAGATGCATGTGGACGGGTTCCGCTTCGATCTCGCCTCGACGCTGGCGCGTGAGTTCTACGACGTCGACCGGCTTTCGGCGTTTTTCGATCTGGTGCAACAGGATCCGGTGATCAGCCAGGTCAAGCTCATCGCCGAGCCGTGGGACATCGGCGAGGGCGGCTATCAGGTGGGCAACTTCCCGGGGCTGTGGACGGAGTGGAACGGCAAGTACCGCGACACCGTGCGGGACTACTGGCGTGGTGAGCCGGCGACCCTCGGCGAGTTCGCCTCCCGGCTGACCGGCTCCTCCGATCTCTACGAGCACACCGGGCGCCGCCCCAGCGCCAGCATCAACTTCGTCACCGCACACGACGGCTTCACGCTCGCAGACCTGGTGTCCTACAACGAGAAACACAACGAGGCCAACGGCGAGGGGAACGCCGACGGCGAGAACCACAACCGGTCCTGGAACTGCGGCGTGGAGGGTCCCACCGACGATCCGGACGTTCTGGCGTTGCGGGCCAAGCAGATGCGCAACATCATCGCCACCTTGATGGTCAGCCAGGGCACCCCGATGATCAGCCACGGCGACGAGATCGGCCGCAGCCAGCTGGGCAACAACAACGTCTACTGTCAGGACTCCGAGCTGTCGTGGATGGACTGGTCGCTGACCGAGACCAACGCCGATCTGCTGGCGTTCGTGCGACGCGCCACCGGCCTGCGCAGCGCACACCCGGTGTTCCGTCGCAGGCGGTTCTTCGCCGGCACGCCGATCCGCACGGGCGACCAATACCGCGACATCGCCTGGTTGACCCCGACCGGTCAGGAGATGACCCCCGAGGACTGGGGCTCCCCCTTGGGCACCTCGGTGGCGGTCTTTCTCAACGGCGAGGCGATACCCGAGCCGGACAGGCGCGGCGAGCGGGTGATCGACGATTCGTTCCTGCTTTGTTTCAACGCCAACTCCGAGGGTATGGACTTCGTCACGCCCGATGGACGGTACGCACAGGAATGGAGCTCGGCTTTGGACACCTCGACCCCGACCGGCGTCAGCGACACCGTGGTGCGCGCCGGCGAAAAGGTCACCCTCGAACCCCGCTCGGTGCTGGTCCTGCGAAAGACGACTTGA
- the treY gene encoding malto-oligosyltrehalose synthase codes for MRRPVLSTYRLQMRGDGFTLADALELLDYLDELGVTHVYLSPILTPVTGSTHGYDVTDPTAVSAELGGPDALAALSRAARERGMGLVVDIVPNHVGVEQPALNPWWWDVLKHGRQSQFADFFDIDWSLDPDGRIVLPVLGSDDDVDALRVDGDALTLGDLRFPIAPGTAAGSGAEVHGRQHYRLVGWRNNVCGYRRFFSITSLAGLRQEDRKVFDASHVEVKRWFDEALVDGVRIDHPDGLADPVGYLRWLRELTGPQAYIVIEKILGVDEALEPSLPVDGTTGYDVLREIGGLFVDPAGAATLTELSASAGFEHTEAPRLEAELKLAAATETLAAELARLRRAVVAATGHDHPRLPDAIAALLTHIDVYRCDYPGLAAMLSAAIAETVAAEPELAAPLQVLAAALGFEEPATRLQQLCGAVTAKAVEDCLFYRDNRLVSLNEVGGSPLRFGVSAAEFHHSAAVRAQRWPTAMTTLTTHDTKRGEDVRARIGVLSQVPGLFAELVAGWEQAVPSPAPDSGLFLWQNIFGVWPVDGTVDAELRSRLHGYAEKALREAQVHTSWNEPDEAFESATHDWLDAALDGPVAAELTALVARLDRYARDDALAQKLLALTVPGVPDVYQGTELWEDSLVDPDNRRPVDYGVRRAALAAGEHPKLQVVRSALRLRRDRPETFLAGGYTPVLATGTAAQHLVAFLRGTDVLVAVSRWTVALSESGWQDTELALPPGNWVDRLTGAGHCGVIPVSQLFTGNPVALLERTDG; via the coding sequence GTGCGACGACCGGTGTTGTCCACCTACCGCCTGCAGATGCGCGGGGATGGGTTCACCCTGGCCGACGCGCTGGAACTCCTCGACTACCTCGACGAGCTGGGCGTCACCCACGTATACCTGTCGCCGATCCTGACACCAGTGACCGGCTCGACCCACGGTTATGACGTCACCGACCCCACCGCGGTCTCCGCCGAACTCGGCGGCCCCGACGCGCTCGCGGCGCTGTCGCGGGCCGCCCGCGAACGCGGGATGGGCCTGGTGGTCGACATCGTGCCCAACCACGTCGGGGTCGAACAGCCGGCGCTGAATCCGTGGTGGTGGGACGTGCTCAAGCACGGCCGCCAATCGCAGTTCGCCGACTTCTTCGACATCGACTGGTCGTTGGATCCCGATGGGCGGATCGTCCTGCCGGTGCTGGGCAGCGACGACGACGTCGATGCCCTCCGGGTCGACGGCGACGCCTTGACCCTGGGGGATTTGCGCTTCCCGATCGCCCCCGGCACCGCGGCCGGCAGCGGCGCCGAGGTGCACGGTCGGCAGCACTATCGGCTGGTGGGCTGGCGGAACAACGTCTGCGGGTATCGCCGGTTCTTCTCGATCACCTCACTGGCCGGCCTCCGGCAGGAGGATCGAAAGGTGTTCGACGCCAGCCACGTTGAGGTCAAGCGTTGGTTCGACGAGGCGCTGGTCGACGGGGTGCGCATCGACCATCCCGATGGACTCGCCGACCCCGTCGGCTACCTGCGGTGGTTGCGGGAACTCACCGGTCCGCAGGCCTACATTGTGATCGAGAAGATCCTCGGGGTCGACGAGGCGCTGGAACCCAGCCTGCCGGTCGACGGCACCACCGGATACGACGTGCTGCGCGAGATCGGCGGGTTGTTCGTCGATCCGGCGGGTGCGGCGACGCTGACCGAACTGAGCGCATCGGCCGGATTCGAGCATACCGAGGCCCCCCGGTTGGAGGCCGAACTCAAGCTCGCCGCCGCCACCGAGACCCTGGCTGCCGAACTCGCCCGGCTGCGGCGGGCGGTGGTGGCGGCCACCGGCCACGACCACCCCCGGCTGCCGGATGCGATCGCCGCGCTGCTGACGCACATCGACGTCTACCGCTGCGACTACCCCGGGTTGGCGGCCATGCTGTCGGCCGCCATCGCCGAAACCGTCGCCGCCGAACCCGAACTCGCCGCGCCGCTTCAGGTGCTGGCGGCCGCGCTCGGTTTCGAGGAGCCCGCCACCCGGCTGCAGCAGCTGTGCGGTGCGGTCACCGCCAAGGCCGTCGAGGATTGCCTGTTCTACCGGGACAACCGGCTGGTGTCGCTCAACGAGGTCGGCGGCAGTCCCCTGCGGTTCGGTGTCAGCGCGGCGGAGTTTCACCACAGCGCTGCGGTGCGCGCGCAGCGCTGGCCCACCGCGATGACGACGCTGACCACCCACGACACCAAGCGCGGCGAGGACGTCCGCGCCCGCATCGGGGTGCTCTCGCAGGTGCCCGGGCTGTTTGCCGAGCTGGTCGCCGGCTGGGAGCAGGCCGTGCCCTCCCCCGCCCCGGACAGCGGACTGTTCCTGTGGCAGAACATCTTCGGGGTGTGGCCCGTGGACGGCACCGTCGATGCGGAGCTGCGCTCCCGGCTGCACGGCTACGCCGAGAAGGCGCTGCGCGAGGCGCAGGTGCACACGTCCTGGAACGAGCCCGACGAGGCCTTCGAGTCCGCTACGCACGACTGGCTGGACGCCGCGCTCGACGGCCCGGTCGCCGCCGAGCTGACCGCGCTGGTGGCCCGGCTCGACCGGTATGCCCGCGACGACGCGTTGGCACAGAAGCTGCTGGCCCTGACCGTGCCGGGGGTCCCCGACGTCTACCAGGGCACCGAACTGTGGGAGGACAGTCTGGTCGATCCGGACAACCGCCGCCCGGTGGACTACGGCGTCCGCCGGGCCGCGCTGGCCGCCGGCGAGCACCCCAAGCTGCAGGTGGTGCGCAGCGCATTGCGGCTGCGGCGAGACCGACCCGAGACCTTCCTGGCCGGCGGCTACACCCCGGTGCTGGCGACCGGGACCGCCGCTCAGCACCTGGTGGCGTTTCTGCGCGGCACCGATGTGCTGGTGGCCGTGAGCCGGTGGACGGTGGCGCTGAGCGAATCCGGTTGGCAGGACACCGAACTGGCACTGCCGCCCGGGAACTGGGTGGATCGGCTGACCGGGGCCGGCCATTGCGGCGTGATTCCGGTATCCCAATTGTTCACCGGCAATCCGGTGGCGCTGTTGGAGCGCACCGATGGCTGA